TTGACGGCATGACATCTGACTGGGCGAGAATTCCTTGGGATGTTCTTGAAGTGATCTCCACGAGAATTGTCAATGAAGTAAGCCACGTGAACCGGGTTGTGTACGATATTACGAGCAAACCGCCTGCAACCATTGAGTGGGAATAGATACACGAACGAAAACGGACATTTTTTATTAAATGTTCGTTTTTTCTATTGATTTTGTCGAATCATGCTGATAGAATGTTCATATAAGTGAATAGGTAATACGTCGTATAATATTGGGGATATGGCCCAAAAGTTTCTACCAAGCTACCTTAAATGGCTTGACTACGGCGATAGGACGGATGCGTAATTTGCGCATTCATTGTATCGTAAACGGTCAAGCGCTTTCTGTATGTATACAGAGGCGCTTTTTGTTTGAACTTATCCTTTCTTTTACCCTCTCAATATATGCGGCGGATTCCTTAATTAATAGGAGGAACCACAAGATGAAAAAGTATTTTCAGTTTGAAGAGCTCGGGACGAATTATCGGAAAGAGATCATCGGCGGATTAACCACCTTCCTTTCCATGGCGTACATTCTATTCGTCAATCCGAATACCCTTTCTCTAAGCACGGTCCCAGATCTTCCTGCAAGCATGAGAATGGATCCGGGCGCGGTCTTTACGGCAACAGCCCTGGCTGCTGCGGTTGGAACATTGCTCATGGGACTGCTCGCCCGCTATCCCGTTGCACTGGCACCGGGTATGGGTTTGAACGCATTTTTTGCATTTTCCGTTGTTTTAACGATGGGGATTCCATGGCAGACAGCTTTGTCGGGCGTATTGGTATCAGGTATCTTCTTCACTCTTTTAACCCTCTCAGGACTTCGTGAGAAAATCATTAATGCGATACCGGCAGAACTGAAATTTGCCGTCGGAGCCGGAATCGGTCTTTTCATCACTTTTGTTGGTTTTCAAAGTGCAGGCATTATCGTTAATAATGATGCCGTCCTTGTCGGTCTTGGAAATTTCCGTGACGGGAAAACACTGCTGGCTGTTTTTGGAGTCATCATTACGGTCATCATGCTTGTGAAAAAAGTGAACGGCGGAATTTTCTTCGGAATGCTGATTACAGCTGTCGTGGGTATGGCCACAGGACTCATCGATCTTCCGACAAAGGTAGTTGGTGCAGTTCCGAGCCTTGAACCTACTTTCGGTGCAGCCATCACACACTTGGATCAAATCTTCACTCTGCAAATGCTTGTTGTCATCCTTACATTCCTGTTTGTCGATTTCTTTGATACTGCCGGCACACTCGTTGCCGTTTCCCACCAAGCGGGGTTGACAAAGGATAACAAACTTCCGCGTGCAGGAAAAGCGCTCTTCGCTGATGCGGGAGCCACGACGATTGGAGCAATCCTTGGTACTTCCACAACCACTTCTTATATTGAATCATCCGCTGGAGTAGCAGCGGGAGCCCGAACAGGATTCGCATCGGTCGTAACAGCCGCTCTATTCCTGTTAACCTTGTTCTTCTCGCCGCTCCTCTCAGTTATCACGGCATCTGTTACAGCCCCGGCATTAATCATCGTCGGTGTATTGATGGTCTCCTCTCTTGGAGAAATCGACTGGAAGCGATTCGAAATCGCCGTTCCATCGTTCCTGACCATCATTGCCATGCCGCTTAGCTACAGCATCGCAACTGGAATTGCCATGGGCTTCATCTTCTACCCGATCACGATGATCATGAGCGGAAGAAGAAAAGAAATCCATCCGGTCATGTACGGACTGTTTGTCATCTTTGTTCTGTATTTTGTTTTCCTAGCGAATCATTAATGTGAAAAACCGGAGCCTTGATATAAGGGGCTCCGGTTTTTTGATATCATCTTTTTTCAAGGTATTCTTTTTTGAGAGGGACTTTGACTTTGAACTCCTCTATCGTTTCAGGCGGTGATGATACTTCAAATTGTAAGTCCTTGCTGTAGGATGTTTTGAATTTAGCGATGTGTTTCCTGCTGCTGTCAGCAGATTTCAGAGTTTGATCATCCAGCCATTCAACCACTTTCCCATCCTTTAATTTAAGCAGGTTGAAAAAGTATTTTCTTTCCTGGGGGTCATCGCCTTTTACCTCATAATAAACCCACACTTCATTCTTTTTCTGTTCAACCTTCGTAATCGTAATGCCGCCATCTTTATTTTGTGGCATATAGAGCGGTAGGTTTTCGGTAATGCCTTTCTTCACATTCTTATTCTGTTCAGGGTAATAGTACATTTTAGTTCGGACCGTGACGTATTCCGGGATGCGCTCCATCGGTTTGAAAACCGCGATGGTATTTTCGTTTATCTTGCCATCTTTTCGTTCGTAGTCTGTATGTGCATGGTTCTTAATTTCAAGCCGATTGCCTTTGTCATCAAACAGATAATAACTAGTAAGGGCATCGTCATTATACTTTCCTCTCCAATTGGACATGTTGGTGGAAAGCTGAATGCCCGTTGGCGCAAATACAATTTCTTTTATGGAAAACTCGTATTCTTTCTTTGCTTTTATATTTGGCGTGTAGCGGTATTCGGTTCCCTTTTTCTCAACTGGGAATGAAAATGCCCATTTTCCCATTACTTCTTTTGATGGTCCGTAATGGTCTCCCTCCAAATCAGACACAAATACAGACTTTGATTTAACTTCGAGTTTGATTTTTTTCGGCATTTTCTTCTTAAATTCAATCGTTGCGAAATGAAGGTTTTTAGGGGTACCCTTTGGCATACCCATCATGTTTCCGCTCAGGATATGCTTATTGCGCATGTCCTCTCCGTTGGCGGTAAAAGTAAAATTAGTCTGGATATGGTCATATTCTTTGCCTTTATAATCCACTTCATAAAACATTGAAATACGGGGGCCGTCATAGAGCACTTCTTTAATCGTGATTTTAATGCCTTTGTCCTCTGCTGATTTGTTAATAATCTGTGGTTTATTCTTTTGAACAGCAGACTTCAATTCAGGACTTCCATATTGGGAAGAAAGAGAGCCTAGAGCGGGAAAGGCTGAAATAATGTCTTCTTTTATCGGTGTTTGCACAGCTACCAGAATGGCAATTAATCCGACGGCTGCTGGAGTCAGGACATAGGCCATCGCTTTTTTGAATCTTGAAGGACGTTCTTTTGCAGGCTGCTGCTGCCTGATTTTTTCAAATACCATATTCCGGTCGTGCTTGCTGAACCTCAGCTGCTGTTTCTCATGATCAGTAAGGTAGTCTTTTTTGTTAAATGGATCATTCATATCCAAGGGCCTCCTTTTGAAGAAGAGGCGTCAATTTGTCCTTAGCTCTGCGAAGTCTCGTCCGGACTGACGCCTCCGGTATTTTTAGCACTTCTGCTATCTCTTTAGTAGTGAGATCCTGATAGTACATCATAATGATGACCTCTCTGTATTTAACGGGCAGCTTTTCGAGAATCTGCCGAATGGCCGTGGCCTGTTCTTTTTGTTCAAATCTTTGGGCAGGATTAGCTCCTGTATCTGCGTTTTCCTTCACTGCTCCAGTCAGCACCAGTCTTTTGTAGGCGGAGCTTTTCAAGTAATCCTTGCATTTATTGATCGTAATTCGGTAGAGCCATGTTTTCATATTCGAGTTGCCTTCAAATGAATCCAGGTGCGTATAAGCTGAGACGAACGTATTTTGAACTAAATCCTTTGCTGTCTCTATGTTTTTCACATAGGAGTAGGCAAGGTAAGACAATTCATCCGCGTATTGATCCATCAATTCATGAAGGACTTCTTCTTGATCTAAGGAATGGGTTTCTTTTAATTTGCCGGCGTTCATTGGTTGCCCCCTTTCAAAACTTAGACGACGGGTGTTACGAATACCGTTCATATTTTAAAGAGAATTTCTGGAAAAGAAAAAAGCTGCCGTAGTCATTCAGGCAGCTGTCCGTTTTAAACATTCCCTTTCACTTGTAAAATTCCTGCAAGGCTAAAAGCGAATTGCTCCATATTTTTCGGCCCGTCTGTCAATGCTTGCTCGAGGGAAATGGCCCCCGGCGAGATCGAAAAGAGGGAGGTAAATCCGTTTTCTAAGAGGATTTCCACATTGTTCCCAAGTGTACCGGCAATTCCGATGACGGGGATGTTTTGTGTAAGAGCTCTTTTTGCAGCTCCCATCGGTGTTTTTCCATGCAAGGTTTGACTGTCTATTTTGCCTTCGCCGGTGATCAGTAAATCGGCTCCTGCAATAAGTCGGTCAAAATCAATCGCATCAAGAACGAGATCAATTCCTTTCTTGAGCTTTGCATTTAGAAAAGCCATTAGTCCGGCGCCAAGACCTCCGGCTGCACCGGATCCTGCGCAATCTCTCACTTCTTTTCCTAAATCTCTTTTTATAATAGAAGAAAGATGGAGAAGGTTCTGATCCAATTCCTTTACCATGGCTGGTGTGGCGCCTTTTTGCGGACCGAATACAGCGGAAGCGCCTTTTTCTCCGGTAAGGGGATTGTCCACATCGCAAGCGGCGATGAATTCAATATCCTTTAGTTCAGGAAGCAGCCCGCTTATATCAATAGAAAAAAGCTCACTTAGACCTCCGCCTCCAGGCTGGATCAGAGTACCTGATGAGGTAAGCAAACGAACCCCCAATGCTTCCGCCATCCCAGCTCCGCCATCGTTTGTAGCGCTGCCCCCGATACCGAGGATCATCTTCTTTACGCCCTTAGACGCCGCATCCCTGATCAATTCCCCTGTACCCTTTGTTGTTGTGAGCAG
The Metabacillus sp. FJAT-52054 genome window above contains:
- a CDS encoding NCS2 family permease gives rise to the protein MKKYFQFEELGTNYRKEIIGGLTTFLSMAYILFVNPNTLSLSTVPDLPASMRMDPGAVFTATALAAAVGTLLMGLLARYPVALAPGMGLNAFFAFSVVLTMGIPWQTALSGVLVSGIFFTLLTLSGLREKIINAIPAELKFAVGAGIGLFITFVGFQSAGIIVNNDAVLVGLGNFRDGKTLLAVFGVIITVIMLVKKVNGGIFFGMLITAVVGMATGLIDLPTKVVGAVPSLEPTFGAAITHLDQIFTLQMLVVILTFLFVDFFDTAGTLVAVSHQAGLTKDNKLPRAGKALFADAGATTIGAILGTSTTTSYIESSAGVAAGARTGFASVVTAALFLLTLFFSPLLSVITASVTAPALIIVGVLMVSSLGEIDWKRFEIAVPSFLTIIAMPLSYSIATGIAMGFIFYPITMIMSGRRKEIHPVMYGLFVIFVLYFVFLANH
- a CDS encoding DUF4179 domain-containing protein — encoded protein: MNDPFNKKDYLTDHEKQQLRFSKHDRNMVFEKIRQQQPAKERPSRFKKAMAYVLTPAAVGLIAILVAVQTPIKEDIISAFPALGSLSSQYGSPELKSAVQKNKPQIINKSAEDKGIKITIKEVLYDGPRISMFYEVDYKGKEYDHIQTNFTFTANGEDMRNKHILSGNMMGMPKGTPKNLHFATIEFKKKMPKKIKLEVKSKSVFVSDLEGDHYGPSKEVMGKWAFSFPVEKKGTEYRYTPNIKAKKEYEFSIKEIVFAPTGIQLSTNMSNWRGKYNDDALTSYYLFDDKGNRLEIKNHAHTDYERKDGKINENTIAVFKPMERIPEYVTVRTKMYYYPEQNKNVKKGITENLPLYMPQNKDGGITITKVEQKKNEVWVYYEVKGDDPQERKYFFNLLKLKDGKVVEWLDDQTLKSADSSRKHIAKFKTSYSKDLQFEVSSPPETIEEFKVKVPLKKEYLEKR
- a CDS encoding sigma-70 family RNA polymerase sigma factor; the encoded protein is MNAGKLKETHSLDQEEVLHELMDQYADELSYLAYSYVKNIETAKDLVQNTFVSAYTHLDSFEGNSNMKTWLYRITINKCKDYLKSSAYKRLVLTGAVKENADTGANPAQRFEQKEQATAIRQILEKLPVKYREVIIMMYYQDLTTKEIAEVLKIPEASVRTRLRRAKDKLTPLLQKEALGYE
- a CDS encoding glycerate kinase, translating into MKIVIAPDSFKESMTAPEAAHAFSKGFKKRWPEAHVAEIPLADGGEGMVQAMVHSSNGVFIKKTVTGPLSNQVEAVYGIIDGGKTAVIEMAEASGLHLVPLASRNPLLTTTKGTGELIRDAASKGVKKMILGIGGSATNDGGAGMAEALGVRLLTSSGTLIQPGGGGLSELFSIDISGLLPELKDIEFIAACDVDNPLTGEKGASAVFGPQKGATPAMVKELDQNLLHLSSIIKRDLGKEVRDCAGSGAAGGLGAGLMAFLNAKLKKGIDLVLDAIDFDRLIAGADLLITGEGKIDSQTLHGKTPMGAAKRALTQNIPVIGIAGTLGNNVEILLENGFTSLFSISPGAISLEQALTDGPKNMEQFAFSLAGILQVKGNV